One part of the Humulus lupulus chromosome 9, drHumLupu1.1, whole genome shotgun sequence genome encodes these proteins:
- the LOC133801268 gene encoding caffeoyl-CoA O-methyltransferase-like isoform X2, with the protein MAGEPEKNILKTPALLEYIFQTNSYRREHEQLKELREATVKNYNQSSVMGVPVDEGQLLSMLLKVMNAKRTIEVGVFTGYSLLTTALALPADGHEKEIGTFDFAFVDAMKVDFKKYHEQLLKLVKIGGVIAYDNTLWSGTVAQTLEELHQNLNDHPSRDMLIKARNDTQDFNTFIANDPRIESSLVSIGDGVTLCRRVY; encoded by the exons ATGGCAGGCGAACCGGAGAAGAACATCCTCAAAACCCCAGCCCTTCTAGAG TACATCTTTCAAACAAACTCTTATCGAAGAGAACATGAGCAATTGAAAGAGCTGAGAGAAGCGACTGTCAAGAACTATAATCAAAGCag CGTGATGGGTGTGCCAGTGGATGAAGGacagcttttgtcaatgttattGAAAGTGATGAATGCAAAGAGGACTATTGAAGTTGGAGTCTTTACTGGCTATTCTCTTCTTACTACTGCTCTTGCTCTGCCTGCTGATGGACAT GAAAAGGAAATAGGTACGTTTGATTTTGCATTTGTGGATGCTATGAAGGTGGATTTCAAGAAATATCATGAGCAACTTCTAAAGTTGGTTAAAATTGGTGGAGTAATAGCATATGACAACACCTTATGGTCTGGAACAGTGGCACAAACATTGGAGGAATTGCACCAAAATCTTAATGATCATCCCAGTCGTGATATGCTAATCAAAGCAAGAAATGATACACAAGATTTCAATACCTTCATAGCCAATGATCCTCGAATTGAATCGTCTCTTGTTTCTATTGGGGATGGAGTTACTCTCTGTAGACGTGTCTATTAA
- the LOC133801268 gene encoding flavonoid 3',5'-methyltransferase-like isoform X1 has translation MAGEPEKNILKTPALLEYIFQTNSYRREHEQLKELREATVKNYNQSSVMGVPVDEGQLLSMLLKVMNAKRTIEVGVFTGYSLLTTALALPADGHIVAIDTNREAFDFGLEFIKKAGVDNKINFINSDAYSVLNDLINNEKEIGTFDFAFVDAMKVDFKKYHEQLLKLVKIGGVIAYDNTLWSGTVAQTLEELHQNLNDHPSRDMLIKARNDTQDFNTFIANDPRIESSLVSIGDGVTLCRRVY, from the exons ATGGCAGGCGAACCGGAGAAGAACATCCTCAAAACCCCAGCCCTTCTAGAG TACATCTTTCAAACAAACTCTTATCGAAGAGAACATGAGCAATTGAAAGAGCTGAGAGAAGCGACTGTCAAGAACTATAATCAAAGCag CGTGATGGGTGTGCCAGTGGATGAAGGacagcttttgtcaatgttattGAAAGTGATGAATGCAAAGAGGACTATTGAAGTTGGAGTCTTTACTGGCTATTCTCTTCTTACTACTGCTCTTGCTCTGCCTGCTGATGGACAT ATAGTAGCCATTGATACAAATAGAGAAGCCTTTGATTTTGGATTGGAGTTTATTAAAAAGGCAGGGGTTGATAACAAAATTAACTTCATTAACTCTGATGCTTACTCTGTTCTTAATGATCTCATTAACAAC GAAAAGGAAATAGGTACGTTTGATTTTGCATTTGTGGATGCTATGAAGGTGGATTTCAAGAAATATCATGAGCAACTTCTAAAGTTGGTTAAAATTGGTGGAGTAATAGCATATGACAACACCTTATGGTCTGGAACAGTGGCACAAACATTGGAGGAATTGCACCAAAATCTTAATGATCATCCCAGTCGTGATATGCTAATCAAAGCAAGAAATGATACACAAGATTTCAATACCTTCATAGCCAATGATCCTCGAATTGAATCGTCTCTTGTTTCTATTGGGGATGGAGTTACTCTCTGTAGACGTGTCTATTAA